Within Sorghum bicolor cultivar BTx623 chromosome 2, Sorghum_bicolor_NCBIv3, whole genome shotgun sequence, the genomic segment AGAGAGTttctaaacaaaaaaaaggtTTATACATTTTCTAAAACAAAAGACTTTATACAGTTAGACATGAAAGTAGCAGGGTCGATGCATGGCTCGGTGCGGACTCCGTTGCCATCGCCATGTGCACAGAGAAAATGGCGAGGATGGATGACATGGATACACCCAATCAGGAATTCAGAAATAGGTCCCGTGGTCGGAACTGAAAACACAGATTGTGGCACCTTCTGAAACTACGTAAAATCTGGCAGTATGGAAGTTTTGCCAACCAAAGGCATCTCTTTTTCTGCCCCACAAAAATGCAGACATTTCACTGATGCACGAATAGCAATGgcattctcaaatggaaaatgtGTGGGTGTCAGACTGGCAGTGGCATTGCCACTGAAGAGCAAAGACAATTCACAGAACATGTCACACACAACACAAGCTGTCCTCAATACTACTGTAGTTCTGAAACCTGTTTCAGACATCTATGGCTGTAAATCTGCAGTCTTGCTCTTGCTCTCCCTACCAAGAAGAACCATCATAAGCAATGGATAACTATAACTCCGCCGATTAACATTTGTCGATCGACACGCCTGACTTGCATTCCAATCCTGCTTTCTGCAGAGTAAGAGCAGGGTCCTCTCTTTTGCCGAAAAAGCACCTGCAACGGGAACCTTTCTCTGACACAGGGGAGCCGCAGACGTAGCAGAAGCTAGTGCCACACCTGCACATCTCAAAAGCAGTCAAAAGACGGATGTTAGGCAATTGTCGCGATCGAAGGATGCTGATCAGTTTCCTCAGAGGTTCAGTCATCGGATGCCTGCACAGACATCACTGAAGGCCAGACAACTGAAGAGTTTCAGATGCCTGCACAGTTCGTAACTGAATGCCTCCAGTATTACTGAAGAGTTGCAGTAAAATTCAGACTCGCATTTTGACGATCCCAAGAAAGAAAGACTGACAGGAGGAAGACAGATGGAAGAGAACAATACGCAGTACGTAAATCGGATAATTACCTGCACACCATGCGCCTGCACCCGTCGATCTTGTCGATCATGGCGCGGCAGCTCGGGCAGCGCGTCCATttgttcccgacggcgagcccgGCCAGCACGCACCCTCCTCGGCCGTCGCCACTGCCGCCTCCGTGGCGATCGTCCCACGGCTCCTCGCACTGCAGGCAGAACGCGCGGGAGCACGTGGGGCAATCCACCTCGGACACCAAGCCGCCGTCGGCGGCCTCCAGTGCCACCAGCTCGCCGCAGTCCCTGTAGGGGCACCGCGCGCGGGCGGGCCCCACGGCGCGCTCGCAGAGCGCGACGCACCAGGCGTCGAACACGTCGATGTCCACCAGCTTCTTGCACGCCTCCGGGTGCATGACGCCGTCGCGGCACTCGGGCGCCGGGCAGGGCACGGGCACCGCGCCGTTCGCGACGCGGCCCTCGATGTACCGGACGACGCACTCGATGCAGAAGTCGTGCGCGCAGCGCGCGTCTAGGACGGAGCCGCCGGCGCGGAACCGATCGAGCACCAGCCGCCTCTCCGTGCAGATGCCGCAGCAGAACCAGCCGATCTCGTCATCGGTCAGCGGcgccacacgcgcgcgcgatGACGACGGGCCCGGCACGGAGCCGCGGATGAGCTCCTGCAGGTACAAGTCGTCGGAGGCGGCgcacgcggccgcggccgctgcGTTCGCCATGGGATGGGGGTGCGTGGGTGGGGGAACGGGGAACGCGAGCCGATGAGGTAGTGGACTCCGCGCAAGTCGTTGACGGTTGTTTCCTTGTAAGTTTTTTCCCTTTCCTTAAACACGAAGGAAATGGATTGCAATGGgcttcaaagaaaaaaaaatagcgagctatagcggcgctatagcttAGCTGCTGGACAGACTTGTCGCTAcactatttatatattttttcgcTATCACAACTTTCATCGCTATTACGCGCTATGCGCCACTAAGTTGTATTTGTTAACAATAAATTTCACTGTTATTAtacgctatagcgccgctatgaTAAATCTTCTCAGTCTGACTCTCAAAACTCTATCTTAGATTAGATTATCATTTATCATTTGTAACTAATTTGGTATTTTGGATGATGAAGCTTTTATGAACCATGATGTAATGTCATATTGGTATTTTATAATGTTACCTAGActtatgaaaacatatttttattaatCAAAATTGATATTTACTGTGTCTTTTTCATCAATTACTcgtgttatatatatatttttttattaaaacgCTATCTGttatagcgccgctatagctACATAGCTGTTGAAAAAAGTTGCCGTTATTTTAAACGTTGATGGGCTTACGGGCCATTCGTCTTGGCCCGTATATGCAAAGCCCTAGCCCACCCTTGGCAGCacccttcttccttcctctccCTGCGTCATGGCCATGGAGGCATGGAGCTCCTTCGCCCGATCTAGTCCGACTGGCTCCACCATCACCAGGACCCTAAATCGCCTTCTCGCTGTTCCAACTACTTATCTGATGTCTCCCTAAACCTCTTCTCTTctaagctcgccggagttggaaAAAAAAGGGCTAGGATAGACACGAGAGTGGCCGTCAGATGCGGGCGTTGTGGTAGGTAAGAAGAACAGTGCACTGGTGGGCTCACCATGTGTGTTGGAGTGAGATGGGGAGGTAGGCGTGCAGTGGCAAAAACAAAAAACGGTGTCCTGTTTTGAAGTCACTACCATTTCTAATACATAATATCCTTGTGATATTCTACACAAATTTTGCGGTACTCTAGTATATATGTCTTCTTAAATACACGAACCTTTTCAGCATTCTAGACTTTTAACTAATAATTTACTATTTTTGCGCTAATGGGTACCCAGGGTCCTGAATCAGGGGTTATTAAAAGTCACTCCAGATTGGAGCCACGATAGAATTCGAGGCATTGCTGGCTTCTCCACGCGGCGACACACGTCTCTATACATTTTGCAAAAACGTCCACCGTTTTTTAGTaatcaacccgcagtccttGGACATTTTGTAAAGAACCCCCACACTCAAAAACGAGCAAACCCTAATCCCCTCCTCATTCCTCTGGTTGCTCCCATGCATCGATGCGGCTCGCCGCCCCCCTGCGCATCCTAGCTCGCCGTCGTGCTCCTCGCCCTCCACCACGACCCATGGGGCGTGACTCCCGTGGGCAACGGCTCACCGGGCAGGCGCGCATGGTGGCCATGGTCAGCGCCAGAGAAGGAAGCACTAGCTCCTCCCTGCCCTCTCCACCCCACGCCATCTTCTTCCCGGCACGAGTGCCATCATGGCTTGAGCATGGGAAGCCATGCGACCTCTGTAGCATGAGGGAGCTTGTGAGATCCGGTAGTGCGCAGATCAGGCGGAAGTCCCATCGCCATCCCCCTTCTCTCCCCCAAAGAGGCTCAAGGTGAGAAACGTGGGGGCTTTCAAGCCCTAGGGTTCGGTTGGGGGGTGATTTAGACTTGATCTCATGGGTTTTTATGGTTTGGTGCTTCATGGCTGCCGACATGGTGGATCTGGCAACTGAAGCCTAGCGTTGGATCAGATCTAGCACCACGGCATGCTTGTCATGGTTCTTGGCAGGTGAGCTCACGATTGGTTAGTTTGATTTGAATCTTGCTGAATGTTGATTGATTTACCTGTGAATTTCTGATGCATCTTCAATGTCACGGTGTTGAGCTTCACAACGACCAAGTGGCCAGGGCATATTATTTCAAATCAACTTGCGTCTGATCATGTGAATTCCCTTCTGGTCTACTAAATTAAAGTAATTTTACATGTAGGCTATTTATGGTGGTTGCCTGTGTCAATATTTTTGTAGGTACAAATTCATATGAAGTGAAATAAAAATTTCTCTAGCAAGGATATTTTTTGTGTGCTTCTATTGCCTCTCCAGAATGTCAAACAACATCAGCTGTGATTGAAAAGTTTTGTGACTGTAGCCCTTAACTTTCATGTAGATTTTTTGCTTGACAATATATGTGAAGGTGTTAGGAGGGATAAGTAGCGGTTTAGGTGTGGACTTTAAACAATGTAAATAGTTCTTCTTGCGTTGATTGATTATTGTGATTAGTTATTAGATTTGATAATTTGTAGACTCGATTGCCTTGGTTCCAATTCCTCCTCTGTTGCCGCATCCATGACAAGGTTAGTGCAGTGCATGATAACAACTAGCATGAATATGTGCCTTTGTAATTTATTTTAGTGTCACAATGCGTTGCTtcctttcagaaaagtaaacgTTTGTGCAACCATTATTGCATTTTGTTGGATTTCATTAATAACAATCCCTGATTACATATTTTCCTCTGCATTCAGAACAGATGTGTGCCTTCTCGATGAGACAGAAGTATCCCAGATGTTTCTATAGGGGCTTAATTCAGCATTCACACTGAAGTCTGAGTTTTTAACTGTTTTCATATCTCAGATCTTAGACTTCTTGATTTAACTGACAGTAAAGTTTCATGGTGGCAAGTAACACAATGTGTTAGCCTGCCCCAATCCTCCACTGGATTTGCCTGATGGATTTGAGTCCTCAAGAGTTGGTATTTCTGTGTTCCCTGAATTTCTGTGTTCCCTGAATTGCTGATACAATTTTACATTTTTTTCACCTATAACTCTGCATGAATCAACTGAAATGCTATCCGGTGAACAAGACAAAATAACCTAATGGATTTTAATACTTCTATTCTCTTTCTTGTTTGCCAGCATGTCAGAAGTCTGAACCGTTCTAAAATTACAATTATAATGAATTGAGTTGTTTCTTTGCACTAGCTCAGAAGTATACAATAGATTGGTTATTGACCTAGACACGAGCACACAATATTTTGATCGAAGAAAATAGTACTATTTGTCAGCACATATTTATTCTTTAATCAATGGTTATCACTTTAATTGGACCAATGCTAGcttacaacaacaataggtgtATACCCTGTCTTCAGTAGAGTGTATATCATACTGTTATATGATTTGCTCAATTTATTTTGTGCGATATTTTAGTGATTGTTACCATGTTTTTTAGCTTGATGCTtgtatttataattttttatgaTTAGTAATTACATGCTCACTACAAGATCATTAGCATTCATTATATTGGCAAAATTAGCTACCCAgcctatctctacaactaaaaagacccgAAGGTCATCGTCTCCAGCGGTTATCGCCCCCCCTCCCGTGGTTTCGCCCCCCCACTCCCGTGGTTTCGCCTCCGACCGTCCCCCCTCGGTCGCCCCCACCTCCCCCTCAAACGCGCTCCATCAGCGTCGGTAAACGCAATCCCCTTTGACGCCAAACGCAATccgcgaagccgccgccgagCACGCCCGCCGCACTTCCCCTCGGACTCCCCGTAGCTGCCGCCGAGCACGCCCGCCGCCAGCCCTCTTCGCCAGACGTCCTCTCTCTCCAGGTTCTCCTCCACCCACTCCGAGCACGCCCGCCGCCACGCCCACCACCAGCCCCGTCCCCGTCCCTCCAAGCACGCCCGCGCGCGGCGCTCCTCTCACCCTCGCTCGTCCCCAATCACGCGCCACCAAGCCGAGAAGGAGAAGGACCACACCTGGCGCCATCGAGGTAGAGACGACGAGGATCGTCGAGCTGCTGCCTCGGAGGGAGAGACAACGGCGAGAGGCCGTCACAACCCGCTGCCGAGGGAGAGGCGAGGTCCCAGCCCCGGTGGCTCCCGAGTTGACCGCCCCATCATTGGAGGCCGGAGACGGGCGTCCTAGACCGTTGTGGCCCCAGCGCCTGGTGAGTTTCCCTCTGGTTCTCCCCTCCATTCTCTTCCTCTTAGCAAGATCTTGTCAGGACACACCATTGCCTAGGAAGCCTCCCTGTACAACATTCCGAGTTCAGAGTTTAAGGAGTTCAGAGTTTAAGG encodes:
- the LOC8062727 gene encoding E3 ubiquitin-protein ligase RNF144B isoform X1; the encoded protein is MANAAAAAACAASDDLYLQELIRGSVPGPSSSRARVAPLTDDEIGWFCCGICTERRLVLDRFRAGGSVLDARCAHDFCIECVVRYIEGRVANGAVPVPCPAPECRDGVMHPEACKKLVDIDVFDAWCVALCERAVGPARARCPYRDCGELVALEAADGGLVSEVDCPTCSRAFCLQCEEPWDDRHGGGSGDGRGGCVLAGLAVGNKWTRCPSCRAMIDKIDGCRRMVCRCAGVALASATSAAPLCQRKVPVAGAFSAKERTLLLLCRKQDWNASQACRSTNVNRRSYSYPLLMMVLLGRESKSKTADLQP
- the LOC8062727 gene encoding E3 ubiquitin-protein ligase RNF144B isoform X2 produces the protein MANAAAAAACAASDDLYLQELIRGSVPGPSSSRARVAPLTDDEIGWFCCGICTERRLVLDRFRAGGSVLDARCAHDFCIECVVRYIEGRVANGAVPVPCPAPECRDGVMHPEACKKLVDIDVFDAWCVALCERAVGPARARCPYRDCGELVALEAADGGLVSEVDCPTCSRAFCLQCEEPWDDRHGGGSGDGRGGCVLAGLAVGNKWTRCPSCRAMIDKIDGCRRMVCRCGTSFCYVCGSPVSEKGSRCRCFFGKREDPALTLQKAGLECKSGVSIDKC